One segment of Micromonospora parathelypteridis DNA contains the following:
- the rsgA gene encoding ribosome small subunit-dependent GTPase A, giving the protein MTIDLTALGWDAERAAYAARCGEHHPGRVARVDRGVCTVLAAAGPVRASLGGAVLAAAARDPSALPCAGDWVLLTHWPDRRVTVEAVLPRRAALIRRTAGKDASGQVLAANLDAAAVVEPVHPEPDVGRIERLLSLAHESGARPLVVLTKADLAADPAALARQLAAVAPGVPVLPVSAECGIGLGPLRAEVTPGRTLGLLGPSGAGKSSLVNALVGAVMMPTQAIRRVDGKGRHTTTWRALVPIPGGGAVIDTPGVRAVGLLDGETGLDRAFADIAGLAEGCRYADCGHDGEPACAVREALQTGELSTRRWESWRRLQGEVSHESRRREARLAAERRGGWRSARRRAARPPSPGGY; this is encoded by the coding sequence ATGACGATCGATCTGACCGCCCTCGGCTGGGACGCCGAGCGGGCGGCCTACGCCGCGCGATGCGGCGAACACCACCCTGGCCGGGTGGCCCGGGTGGACCGGGGGGTCTGCACGGTGCTCGCGGCGGCCGGCCCGGTCCGGGCCAGCCTGGGCGGTGCCGTGCTGGCCGCCGCTGCCCGGGACCCGTCCGCGTTGCCCTGCGCCGGGGACTGGGTGCTGCTCACACACTGGCCGGACCGGCGCGTCACCGTGGAGGCGGTGCTGCCGCGCCGGGCCGCGCTGATCCGCCGTACCGCCGGCAAGGACGCCAGCGGCCAGGTGCTGGCCGCCAACCTCGACGCGGCCGCCGTGGTGGAGCCGGTGCACCCCGAGCCGGACGTGGGACGCATCGAACGGCTGCTGTCCCTCGCCCACGAGTCCGGCGCGCGGCCGCTGGTCGTGCTGACGAAGGCCGACCTCGCGGCCGACCCGGCCGCGCTGGCCCGCCAGTTGGCCGCGGTCGCCCCGGGCGTGCCGGTCCTGCCGGTCAGCGCCGAATGTGGCATCGGGCTAGGCCCGCTGCGCGCCGAGGTGACGCCCGGCCGCACGCTCGGCCTGCTCGGGCCGTCCGGCGCCGGCAAGTCGAGCCTGGTCAACGCCCTGGTCGGGGCGGTGATGATGCCCACCCAGGCGATCCGGCGGGTCGACGGCAAGGGCCGGCACACCACCACCTGGCGGGCCCTCGTGCCGATCCCCGGCGGCGGCGCGGTGATCGACACTCCCGGTGTGCGGGCGGTCGGCCTGCTGGACGGCGAGACCGGGCTCGACCGGGCGTTCGCCGATATCGCCGGGCTGGCCGAGGGCTGCCGGTACGCCGACTGCGGGCACGACGGCGAGCCCGCCTGCGCGGTCCGCGAGGCGCTGCAGACCGGCGAGCTCTCCACCCGCCGGTGGGAGAGTTGGCGGCGGCTGCAGGGGGAGGTGTCCCACGAGAGCCGGCGGCGGGAGGCCCGTCTGGCGGCGGAGCGGCGCGGTGGTTGGCGTTCGGCCCGACGTCGGGCAGCCCGGCCCCCGTCGCCCGGGGGTTACTGA
- a CDS encoding ArsR/SmtB family transcription factor → MDSPDVRQITDSRVLAAMAHPLRRRLMDVLKVHGPSTVGLLADRTDQAPANVSHHLKVLAAADLVTEAPELARDRRERWWRLVTRALRWTNTDFDTDPAARAVADAATSLNLDRHVALARAWHAADESAQATWNDAPFSTDHWLRLTPDELAELSREMIDLLARWADRDLPDDGADRRPVFVFVHGVPARP, encoded by the coding sequence ATGGACAGTCCCGACGTACGCCAGATCACCGACTCGCGGGTCCTCGCTGCCATGGCCCACCCGCTGCGTCGCCGCCTGATGGACGTGCTCAAGGTGCACGGACCCTCGACCGTCGGGCTCCTCGCCGACCGCACCGACCAGGCACCCGCGAACGTCAGCCACCACCTCAAGGTCCTTGCCGCCGCGGACCTCGTCACCGAGGCCCCCGAGTTGGCCCGGGACCGGCGCGAGCGCTGGTGGCGGTTGGTCACCCGAGCGCTGCGCTGGACCAACACCGACTTCGACACCGACCCGGCCGCCCGTGCGGTCGCCGACGCCGCCACCTCGCTCAACCTGGACCGGCACGTCGCCCTGGCCCGGGCGTGGCACGCCGCCGACGAGTCGGCGCAGGCCACCTGGAACGACGCGCCGTTCTCCACCGACCACTGGCTGCGCCTCACCCCCGACGAGTTGGCCGAGCTGAGTCGCGAGATGATCGACCTCCTCGCCCGCTGGGCCGACCGCGACCTGCCCGACGACGGTGCCGACCGCCGGCCGGTCTTCGTGTTCGTCCACGGCGTGCCGGCCCGCCCGTGA
- a CDS encoding cold-shock protein has protein sequence MATGTVKWFNSEKGFGFIEQDGGGPDVFVHYSAIASSGYRELNEGQKVEFEVTQGQKGPQADNVRPM, from the coding sequence ATGGCAACCGGCACGGTTAAGTGGTTCAACTCGGAAAAGGGCTTCGGCTTCATCGAGCAGGACGGTGGAGGGCCGGACGTGTTCGTCCACTACTCCGCCATCGCTTCGAGCGGCTACCGGGAGCTCAACGAGGGCCAGAAGGTCGAGTTCGAGGTGACCCAGGGGCAGAAGGGTCCGCAGGCGGACAACGTCCGCCCGATGTAG
- a CDS encoding MBL fold metallo-hydrolase, whose translation MTYSGDVTHGGAPAVRELDGLAISKLSVGPMDNNAYLLRCTGTGDQVLIDAANEAPRLLDLIGDGGLTAVVTTHQHMDHWVALEEVVAKTGARALVHADDAAGLPIEADHLADGDTVSVGDCALEVIHIKGHTPGSIALLYRDPAGTPHLFTGDSLFPGGVGNTDKDPERFAALIDDVEHKLFDQLPDDTWFYPGHGKDSTLGAERSALPQWRTRGW comes from the coding sequence ATGACATACAGCGGAGACGTCACCCACGGCGGCGCGCCGGCGGTACGCGAGCTGGACGGGCTCGCCATCAGCAAGCTGTCGGTCGGCCCGATGGACAACAACGCCTACCTGCTGCGCTGCACGGGCACCGGTGACCAGGTGCTGATCGACGCCGCCAACGAGGCACCCCGGCTGCTGGACCTGATCGGCGACGGCGGCCTCACCGCCGTGGTGACGACTCACCAGCACATGGATCACTGGGTGGCGTTGGAGGAGGTGGTCGCCAAGACCGGCGCCCGGGCGCTGGTGCACGCCGACGACGCGGCCGGGCTGCCGATCGAGGCGGACCACCTGGCCGACGGTGACACCGTGTCGGTCGGCGACTGCGCGCTGGAGGTCATCCACATCAAGGGGCACACCCCGGGCTCGATCGCGCTGCTCTACCGCGACCCGGCCGGCACCCCGCACCTCTTCACCGGCGACAGTCTCTTCCCAGGTGGCGTCGGTAACACCGACAAGGACCCGGAGCGCTTCGCCGCGCTGATCGACGACGTCGAGCACAAGCTGTTCGACCAGCTACCGGACGACACCTGGTTCTACCCGGGCCACGGCAAGGACAGCACCCTGGGAGCAGAACGCTCGGCCCTCCCCCAGTGGCGAACCCGAGGCTGGTAA
- a CDS encoding class I SAM-dependent methyltransferase yields MLAPMRGAAADALTELEREIDAPGAGLDRLRLVPTPFVPEVRLHLAEDAIVWWARMEAAVGHALPAPYWASAWAGGQALARHLLDHPELAAGRRVLDLAAGSGLVAIAAALAGAAQVIANDIDPYAVAAVTLNARANRVAVDAVGDDLLDSTEAEADLVVAGDVFYDRAMADRMLPFLQRAAAGGAEVLVGDPGRGHLPADRLTVLANYPVPTTEPSVDSSLRRVQVLRPA; encoded by the coding sequence ATGCTTGCGCCGATGAGGGGTGCCGCAGCCGACGCGCTGACCGAGCTGGAGCGCGAGATCGACGCGCCCGGCGCCGGCCTGGATCGGCTCCGGTTGGTGCCCACCCCGTTCGTACCCGAGGTGCGGCTGCACCTGGCCGAGGACGCGATCGTCTGGTGGGCCCGGATGGAGGCTGCCGTCGGGCACGCCCTGCCGGCGCCGTACTGGGCGTCCGCCTGGGCTGGAGGCCAGGCCCTGGCCCGCCACCTCCTGGACCACCCGGAGCTCGCCGCGGGCCGCCGGGTGCTCGACCTCGCCGCCGGATCGGGGCTGGTGGCCATCGCCGCGGCGCTGGCCGGTGCCGCACAGGTGATCGCCAACGACATCGACCCCTACGCCGTCGCCGCCGTCACGCTCAACGCGCGGGCCAACCGGGTCGCCGTCGACGCCGTCGGAGACGACCTGCTCGACAGCACCGAAGCGGAGGCCGACCTGGTGGTCGCCGGGGACGTCTTCTACGACCGCGCGATGGCCGACCGGATGCTGCCGTTCCTGCAGAGAGCCGCCGCCGGGGGCGCCGAGGTGCTGGTCGGGGACCCCGGCCGGGGGCACCTGCCGGCGGACCGCCTGACGGTGCTGGCCAACTATCCGGTGCCCACCACCGAACCGTCGGTCGACTCGTCGTTACGCCGAGTGCAGGTGCTCCGACCCGCCTGA
- a CDS encoding MFS transporter codes for MTADTRSDPASTPARQAGGLLRHRDFRLLWAGQAVSSIGSNVTTVALPLVAVTVLNAGTFQVAVLTAAAWLPWLLIGLPAGAWVDRLPRRPVMVVCDLLCALAFLSVPLAAVLDRLTVVHLLVVALGAGAARVFFETADQVYLPVLLRPEQLPEGNAKLQATQTASYVIGPGLAGLIAQLIGAVAALLLDALTFLLSAVLLLRIRTVEPRARREDRSRALRRDIAEGLRFVARDPYLRVLTVFGAASNIGLTGYQAVLVVFLVRELRLEPGLVGALVGVMSAGGIVGALLATTLARRCGTARALLAGAVLTGPPALLIPLATPGVGLIWPALGGVLIGLGVAIGNVVKGAFRQAYTPHHLLGRVTVSMHLLNYGTIPLAAVLAGAIGARYGVETAIGVMTAWLALTPLILLIGPIRRRRDLPAAPAAS; via the coding sequence GTGACCGCCGACACCCGCAGCGACCCGGCCTCGACCCCGGCCCGCCAGGCCGGAGGGCTGCTGCGGCACCGCGACTTCCGGCTGCTCTGGGCCGGTCAGGCGGTCAGCAGCATCGGCAGCAACGTCACCACTGTCGCGCTGCCCCTGGTCGCGGTCACCGTCCTCAACGCCGGGACCTTCCAGGTGGCGGTCCTCACCGCCGCGGCCTGGCTGCCCTGGCTGCTGATCGGCCTGCCGGCCGGCGCATGGGTGGACCGGCTGCCCCGTCGACCGGTGATGGTGGTCTGCGACCTGCTCTGCGCCCTGGCCTTCCTCAGCGTGCCGCTGGCCGCCGTGCTGGACCGGCTCACCGTCGTGCACCTGCTGGTGGTCGCCCTCGGCGCCGGCGCCGCGCGGGTCTTCTTCGAGACCGCCGACCAGGTGTACCTGCCGGTGCTGCTGCGACCCGAGCAACTGCCGGAGGGCAACGCGAAGCTGCAGGCGACCCAGACCGCGAGCTACGTCATCGGACCCGGCCTCGCCGGCCTGATCGCCCAGCTCATCGGTGCCGTGGCCGCGCTGTTGCTGGACGCGCTCACGTTCCTGCTCTCCGCGGTCCTCCTGCTGCGGATCCGCACCGTCGAACCACGCGCTCGCCGAGAAGACCGATCCCGGGCACTACGCCGGGACATCGCCGAGGGCCTGCGCTTCGTCGCGCGGGACCCGTACCTGCGGGTGCTGACGGTCTTCGGCGCGGCCAGCAACATCGGTCTGACCGGCTACCAGGCCGTCCTGGTGGTCTTTCTGGTCCGCGAGTTGCGGCTGGAGCCGGGCCTGGTGGGCGCGCTGGTCGGCGTGATGAGCGCGGGCGGGATCGTCGGCGCGCTGCTCGCCACCACGCTGGCCCGGCGCTGTGGCACCGCACGGGCGCTGCTGGCCGGGGCGGTGCTCACCGGCCCGCCCGCGCTGCTCATCCCGCTCGCCACACCTGGTGTCGGGTTGATCTGGCCGGCACTCGGCGGGGTGCTGATCGGCCTCGGGGTGGCCATCGGCAACGTGGTCAAGGGCGCTTTCCGGCAGGCGTACACGCCGCACCACCTGCTGGGCCGGGTGACGGTGAGCATGCATCTGCTCAACTACGGCACGATCCCGCTGGCGGCCGTGCTGGCAGGCGCCATCGGCGCGCGCTACGGCGTCGAGACGGCGATCGGGGTGATGACCGCCTGGTTGGCGCTCACCCCGTTGATTCTGTTGATCGGGCCAATCCGGAGGCGGCGGGACCTGCCCGCCGCCCCGGCGGCGTCTTGA
- the uvrA gene encoding excinuclease ABC subunit UvrA, with product MADRLIIRGAREHNLRDVSLDLPRDALIVFTGLSGSGKSSLAFDTIFAEGQRRYVESLSSYARQFLGQMDKPDVDFIEGLSPAVSIDQKSTSRNPRSTVGTITEVYDYLRLLYARIGEPHCPVCGERISRQSPQQIVDRVLTMAEGTKFMVLAPVIRGRKGEYVDLFAELQAKGYARARVDGVVHPLTEPPKLKKQEKHTIEVVIDRLTVKPSAKQRLTDSVEAALGLSSGLVLLDFVDLPEDDPERERRYSEHLACPNDHPLAIEDLEPRVFSFNAPYGACPECTGLGTKKEVDPELLVPDPERSLREGAIQPWSTGHNLEYFLRLLEALGEAQHFDVDTPWRALPARAQKTILHGSDDQVHVRYRNKYGRERSYYTGFEGVVQWIERRHSDTESEWSRDKYEGYMRDVPCAACGGARLKPEVLAVTLAGKSIAEVCNLSVGECADLLAGIELSDRQKMIAERVLKEINARLRFLLDVGLDYLSLDRPAGTLSGGEAQRIRLATQIGSGLVGVLYVLDEPSIGLHQRDNHRLIETLIRLRGLGNTLIVVEHDEDTIRTADWIVDIGPGAGEHGGKIVHSGSVPALLKNKESITGAYLSGRRSIPTPTKRRPHDPAREMVVHGAREHNLRNLTVPFPLGQLIAVTGVSGSGKSTLVNDILYAVLANQINGARLVPGRHTRVSGLEHVDKVVGVDQSPIGRTPRSNPATYTGVWDHVRKLFAETTEAKVRGYGPGRFSFNVKGGRCEACSGDGTIKIEMNFLPDVYVPCEVCKGARYNRETLEVHYKGKTVSDVLEMPIEEAAEFFSAIPAIHRHLKTLVDVGLGYVRLGQPAPTLSGGEAQRVKLASELQKRSTGRTVYVLDEPTTGLHFEDIRKLLMVLEGLVDKGNTVITIEHNLDVIKTADWLIDMGPEGGHRGGTVLATGTPEEVAEVAESHTGQFLRQVLKLDGEAKGAAAATTRATKANGVTKARAGRKVPAAAR from the coding sequence GTGGCCGACCGACTGATCATCCGTGGCGCGCGCGAGCACAACCTGCGTGACGTCAGTCTCGACCTGCCCCGGGACGCGCTCATCGTGTTCACCGGGCTGTCCGGGTCGGGCAAGTCGAGCCTGGCCTTCGACACGATCTTCGCCGAGGGGCAGCGCCGGTACGTCGAGTCGCTCTCGTCGTACGCCCGGCAGTTCCTCGGCCAGATGGACAAGCCAGACGTCGACTTCATCGAGGGCCTGAGCCCCGCCGTCTCCATCGACCAGAAGTCCACCTCGCGCAACCCGCGTTCGACCGTCGGCACCATCACCGAGGTCTACGACTACCTCCGCCTGCTCTACGCCCGCATCGGCGAGCCGCACTGCCCCGTCTGCGGCGAGCGGATCTCTCGGCAGAGCCCCCAGCAGATCGTCGACCGGGTCCTCACCATGGCCGAGGGCACCAAGTTCATGGTGCTCGCGCCGGTCATCCGCGGACGCAAGGGTGAGTACGTCGACCTCTTCGCCGAGCTGCAGGCCAAGGGCTATGCCCGGGCCCGGGTCGACGGCGTGGTGCACCCGCTGACCGAGCCGCCGAAGCTCAAGAAGCAGGAGAAGCACACCATCGAGGTGGTGATCGACCGGCTCACCGTCAAGCCGAGCGCCAAGCAGCGGCTGACCGACTCGGTCGAGGCCGCCCTGGGTCTGTCCAGTGGCCTGGTGCTGCTCGACTTCGTCGACCTCCCGGAGGACGACCCGGAGCGGGAGCGCCGCTACTCCGAGCACCTGGCCTGCCCCAACGACCACCCGCTCGCCATCGAGGATCTCGAGCCTCGGGTCTTCTCCTTCAACGCGCCGTACGGCGCCTGCCCGGAGTGCACCGGCCTGGGCACCAAGAAGGAGGTCGACCCGGAACTGCTGGTCCCCGACCCGGAGCGGAGCCTGCGCGAGGGCGCCATCCAGCCCTGGTCCACCGGCCACAACCTGGAATACTTCCTGCGCCTGCTGGAGGCCCTCGGCGAGGCCCAGCACTTCGACGTCGACACCCCGTGGCGGGCGTTGCCGGCGCGGGCACAGAAGACGATCCTGCACGGCTCCGACGATCAGGTGCACGTGCGCTACCGCAACAAGTACGGGCGCGAGCGCTCCTACTACACCGGCTTCGAGGGCGTGGTGCAGTGGATCGAGCGCCGGCACTCCGACACCGAGTCCGAGTGGTCCCGCGACAAGTACGAGGGCTACATGCGCGACGTGCCGTGCGCGGCGTGCGGCGGCGCCCGGCTCAAGCCCGAGGTGCTCGCGGTCACGCTGGCCGGCAAGAGCATCGCCGAGGTCTGCAACCTGTCCGTGGGGGAGTGCGCCGACCTGCTCGCCGGCATCGAGCTCTCCGACCGGCAGAAGATGATCGCCGAGCGGGTCCTCAAGGAGATCAACGCCCGGCTGCGGTTCCTGCTCGACGTGGGTCTGGACTACCTCTCCCTGGACCGGCCGGCGGGCACGCTGTCCGGCGGTGAGGCGCAGCGCATCCGGCTCGCCACCCAGATCGGCTCCGGCCTGGTGGGCGTGCTCTACGTGCTCGATGAGCCCTCGATCGGGCTGCACCAGCGCGACAACCACCGGCTGATCGAAACCCTGATCCGGCTGCGCGGCCTGGGCAACACGCTGATCGTGGTGGAGCACGACGAGGACACCATCCGCACCGCCGACTGGATCGTCGACATCGGTCCCGGCGCGGGTGAGCACGGCGGCAAGATCGTGCACAGCGGCTCGGTGCCGGCACTGCTGAAGAACAAGGAATCGATCACCGGGGCGTACCTGTCCGGGCGGCGGTCGATCCCGACGCCGACGAAGCGCCGCCCGCACGATCCGGCGCGGGAGATGGTGGTGCACGGCGCGCGTGAGCACAACCTGCGCAACCTGACCGTCCCGTTCCCGCTGGGCCAACTGATCGCGGTCACCGGGGTGAGTGGCTCGGGCAAGTCGACGCTGGTCAACGACATCCTCTACGCGGTGCTGGCCAACCAGATCAACGGCGCCCGGCTGGTCCCCGGCCGACACACCCGGGTCTCCGGCCTGGAGCACGTGGACAAGGTCGTCGGCGTGGACCAGTCGCCGATCGGCCGGACGCCGCGCTCCAACCCGGCCACCTACACCGGGGTCTGGGACCACGTCCGCAAGCTCTTCGCCGAGACCACCGAGGCGAAGGTGCGCGGGTACGGCCCGGGTCGGTTCTCGTTCAACGTCAAGGGCGGGCGCTGCGAGGCGTGCTCCGGCGACGGCACCATCAAGATCGAGATGAACTTCCTGCCCGACGTGTACGTCCCCTGCGAGGTCTGCAAGGGCGCCCGGTACAACCGGGAGACCCTGGAGGTGCACTACAAGGGCAAGACCGTCTCGGACGTGCTGGAGATGCCGATCGAGGAGGCCGCCGAGTTCTTCTCCGCCATCCCGGCCATCCACCGGCACCTCAAGACGCTCGTCGACGTCGGCCTCGGCTACGTACGCCTCGGTCAGCCCGCGCCGACTCTCTCCGGCGGTGAGGCGCAGCGGGTCAAGCTCGCCTCCGAGCTGCAGAAGCGCTCCACCGGTCGGACGGTCTACGTGCTCGACGAGCCGACCACCGGTCTGCACTTCGAGGACATCCGCAAGCTGCTGATGGTGCTGGAAGGGCTGGTCGACAAGGGCAACACCGTGATCACCATCGAGCACAACCTCGACGTGATCAAGACGGCCGACTGGCTGATCGACATGGGTCCGGAGGGCGGTCACCGGGGCGGCACCGTGCTCGCCACCGGCACCCCCGAGGAGGTCGCCGAGGTGGCCGAGAGCCACACCGGCCAGTTCCTGCGCCAGGTGCTCAAGCTCGACGGCGAGGCGAAGGGCGCGGCCGCCGCCACCACCCGGGCGACCAAGGCCAACGGCGTGACCAAGGCCCGGGCCGGTCGCAAGGTGCCGGCCGCGGCGCGCTGA
- a CDS encoding DedA family protein, producing the protein MTQWLAQIGELPVLLLMGALGLVMLFDAVPLLGVLVPGDVAILAAVGVGRPTTGLATFAAVLVGCLAGWSLSFLIGRRYSERLRHSRIGGWIGETRWTAAEGILRRGGGRMMIVAPFLPVFNALLPLAAGGLRMSYRRFLGCAALGAAAWAGLYLALGTASRSLAGLLPGDPSPLLVTMGVGLVLASVVLLGARRRLFSVAG; encoded by the coding sequence ATGACGCAATGGCTGGCCCAGATCGGAGAACTGCCCGTCCTGCTGCTGATGGGTGCGCTCGGGCTCGTCATGCTCTTCGATGCCGTACCCCTGCTGGGTGTCCTGGTCCCCGGCGACGTGGCGATCCTGGCCGCCGTCGGGGTGGGCCGCCCGACCACCGGGCTGGCCACCTTCGCCGCGGTGCTGGTCGGCTGCCTGGCCGGCTGGTCACTGAGCTTCCTTATCGGCCGCCGCTACTCCGAGCGGTTGCGACACAGCCGGATCGGCGGCTGGATCGGCGAGACGCGCTGGACGGCCGCGGAGGGAATCCTGCGCCGCGGTGGCGGCCGGATGATGATCGTCGCGCCGTTCCTGCCCGTGTTCAACGCGCTACTCCCGCTGGCCGCCGGCGGGCTACGGATGTCGTACCGGCGATTCCTCGGCTGCGCGGCGCTCGGCGCCGCTGCCTGGGCCGGTCTCTACCTCGCGCTGGGCACCGCATCCCGGTCACTCGCCGGGCTGCTGCCGGGGGACCCCAGTCCGCTGCTGGTCACCATGGGGGTCGGGCTGGTGCTGGCGTCCGTCGTGCTGCTGGGGGCGCGGCGGCGGTTGTTCTCGGTGGCTGGGTGA
- a CDS encoding maleylpyruvate isomerase family mycothiol-dependent enzyme, whose protein sequence is MTTDPLLLMGEVDAATSRLLRTAASFDAADLAAASLLPGWTRGHVLAHLARNADGFVNLLTAARTGEALPMYASLAARTTDIEVGSGRPPAEHLDDLRRTADLFKEAVAAMPAEAWAATVQARRGPWPAALLVWGRLREIEVHHLDLAADYRPTDWSETFALRLLREAASHHAMGPTPPSMVLRLDGSGHEVVIGDRAGAPIVAGSVPDLAAWLIGRADGDPLSVIPDGPLPTPPEWI, encoded by the coding sequence GTGACCACGGATCCGCTGTTGCTGATGGGCGAGGTGGACGCGGCCACCAGCCGACTCCTGCGTACCGCGGCTTCCTTCGACGCCGCGGACCTGGCCGCCGCGTCGCTGCTGCCGGGTTGGACGCGCGGCCACGTGCTGGCGCACCTGGCGCGCAACGCCGACGGCTTCGTCAATCTGCTCACCGCGGCCCGCACCGGCGAGGCACTGCCGATGTACGCCTCGCTGGCGGCCCGCACGACGGACATCGAGGTGGGCTCGGGTCGGCCACCCGCCGAGCACCTGGACGACCTGCGGCGCACCGCGGACCTGTTCAAGGAGGCGGTCGCGGCGATGCCGGCCGAGGCCTGGGCGGCGACGGTGCAGGCCCGTCGGGGCCCGTGGCCGGCCGCGCTGCTCGTCTGGGGCCGGTTGCGCGAGATCGAGGTGCACCACCTCGACCTGGCCGCCGACTACCGGCCCACCGACTGGTCGGAGACGTTCGCCCTCCGACTGCTGCGCGAGGCAGCCAGCCATCACGCCATGGGGCCGACACCGCCATCGATGGTGCTACGCCTCGACGGCAGCGGGCACGAGGTGGTGATCGGCGACCGCGCCGGCGCCCCGATCGTCGCCGGTTCCGTCCCCGACCTCGCTGCCTGGTTGATCGGCCGTGCCGACGGCGACCCGCTCTCCGTCATCCCCGACGGTCCCCTGCCTACTCCACCGGAATGGATATAG